In Lysobacter firmicutimachus, one genomic interval encodes:
- a CDS encoding GNAT family N-acetyltransferase: protein MATRERLPPWHERQRLPNGREVLIRPVRPEDAEPLRAGFTLLQPDEVRQRFLYALKELTPEMAERFTRIDPRTEFALVAAEPFPPGEALVGAVARIAIDERTRDAEFAILVSRYIANMGLGRYLMTRLVKWARGKKVHRLYGEVFEHNAPMLSLAQSLGFEREFQQDSPGLIRVVLDLRAKPPSQAEGAGEPELGGDSGSDSDKSAPA from the coding sequence ATGGCCACGCGTGAACGATTGCCGCCCTGGCACGAACGCCAGCGTCTCCCCAACGGACGCGAGGTGTTGATACGCCCGGTACGGCCCGAAGATGCCGAGCCCCTGCGGGCCGGTTTCACTCTGCTGCAGCCCGACGAAGTGCGTCAGCGCTTCTTGTACGCGCTGAAGGAACTCACGCCGGAAATGGCGGAGCGCTTCACCCGTATCGATCCGCGCACCGAGTTCGCCCTGGTCGCCGCCGAACCCTTCCCTCCCGGCGAGGCCCTGGTCGGCGCGGTCGCGCGGATCGCCATCGACGAGCGCACTCGCGATGCCGAGTTCGCGATCCTGGTCAGCCGCTATATCGCCAACATGGGCCTGGGCCGCTATCTGATGACCCGGCTGGTGAAGTGGGCGCGCGGCAAAAAAGTGCACCGGCTGTACGGCGAAGTGTTCGAACACAACGCGCCGATGTTGTCGCTGGCGCAGTCGCTGGGCTTCGAACGCGAATTCCAGCAGGACTCGCCGGGGCTGATCCGGGTAGTGCTGGACCTGCGCGCCAAGCCGCCGTCGCAGGCCGAAGGCGCCGGCGAACCCGAGCTGGGCGGCGATTCCGGCTCGGACTCGGACAAATCCGCACCCGCCTGA
- a CDS encoding cation diffusion facilitator family transporter has product MAGGGDSTRAILFALGANFAIAVSKGVAAFFTGSSAMLAETVHSLADCGNQGLLILGLKQSKRPPSPDYPLGYGKAIYFWSFLVAVMLFTVGGMFSLYEGIHKLQHPEPLKQWWWAAGVLTFGIVAEAISMRACLQEVAKARGQRTLWQWFRESRQAELVVIFGEDLAALLGLVLALIAVILTVVTGNPIWDAIGTVCIGALLIIVAVFVAIEVKAMLIGQSVDPLRQQQIREFLDARPEVARVISLITLQLGNEVMVSVQAQMREEHSVAGLTEQINAVERAMKQAFPEVRWSFFEPDVARGD; this is encoded by the coding sequence ATGGCAGGTGGTGGTGATTCGACCCGCGCGATCCTGTTCGCGCTAGGCGCCAATTTCGCGATCGCGGTGTCCAAGGGCGTCGCAGCGTTCTTCACCGGCTCCAGCGCGATGCTGGCCGAGACCGTCCACTCCCTGGCCGACTGCGGCAACCAAGGCCTGCTGATCCTCGGCCTGAAGCAATCCAAGCGCCCGCCGTCGCCCGACTATCCGCTGGGTTACGGCAAGGCGATCTACTTCTGGTCGTTCCTGGTCGCGGTGATGCTGTTCACCGTCGGCGGCATGTTCTCGCTGTACGAAGGCATCCACAAACTGCAGCACCCCGAACCGCTCAAGCAGTGGTGGTGGGCGGCCGGCGTGCTGACCTTCGGCATCGTCGCCGAGGCGATCTCGATGCGCGCCTGCCTGCAGGAAGTGGCCAAGGCGCGCGGCCAGCGCACTTTGTGGCAGTGGTTCCGCGAAAGCCGCCAGGCCGAACTGGTGGTGATCTTCGGCGAAGACCTCGCCGCGCTGCTGGGCCTGGTGCTGGCGCTGATCGCCGTGATCCTGACCGTGGTCACCGGCAACCCGATCTGGGACGCCATCGGCACCGTCTGCATCGGCGCGCTGCTGATCATCGTGGCGGTGTTCGTCGCCATCGAAGTCAAGGCGATGCTGATCGGCCAAAGCGTCGACCCGCTGCGCCAGCAGCAGATCCGCGAGTTTCTCGACGCGCGCCCGGAAGTGGCGCGGGTCATCAGCCTGATCACCCTGCAACTGGGCAACGAGGTGATGGTCTCGGTGCAGGCGCAGATGCGCGAAGAGCACAGCGTGGCCGGACTGACCGAGCAGATCAACGCGGTCGAGCGGGCGATGAAGCAGGCCTTCCCGGAAGTGCGCTGGAGCTTCTTCGAGCCCGACGTCGCGCGCGGCGACTGA
- a CDS encoding YwqG family protein: MKTGQAVLLSIAIVAAAAAALGGVGYVAYRQLEGKVAQRSRAGQENAAGPMHGAAGADRQAAGDGGKGGGCAIQDHDARARAVLAPVAAAMQTSQRPVARIELSELKTDALRLSKVGGRAYWAAGRDYPRDPQGRPLFLLAQLDFAELPVMPGYPQQGLLQFFVSADDYYGAGLDRAHGEDRMQALAEQRGFRVVYWPRTDAPAVAPPAGTAAGEGLPFDPARPRRIRFVADHETIGGNDAGLERAIGRDIDGLIADYRKAHPEDEAEDVADDVAAYLDRAGHKLGGYPDFTQSDPRAAGDERVLLLQLDSDEDLMWGDSGIANFFIDPDDLARADFSRVAYHWDCY; encoded by the coding sequence ATGAAGACCGGCCAAGCGGTATTGCTGTCGATAGCGATCGTGGCGGCCGCGGCGGCGGCCTTGGGCGGGGTCGGCTACGTGGCCTACCGGCAGCTCGAAGGCAAGGTGGCGCAACGCAGCCGGGCGGGGCAGGAAAACGCCGCCGGCCCAATGCACGGCGCCGCCGGCGCAGACCGGCAGGCGGCCGGGGATGGCGGCAAGGGCGGCGGCTGCGCGATCCAGGACCACGACGCCCGCGCCCGCGCCGTGCTGGCGCCGGTGGCCGCGGCCATGCAGACCAGCCAGCGGCCGGTGGCGCGGATCGAACTGAGCGAACTGAAGACCGACGCGTTGCGGTTGAGCAAGGTCGGCGGCCGCGCCTATTGGGCGGCCGGGCGCGATTACCCGCGCGATCCCCAGGGGCGGCCGTTGTTCCTGCTGGCCCAGCTCGATTTCGCCGAACTGCCGGTGATGCCGGGCTATCCCCAGCAGGGCTTGCTGCAGTTCTTCGTCTCCGCCGACGACTACTACGGCGCCGGCCTGGACCGCGCTCACGGCGAGGACCGCATGCAGGCGCTGGCCGAACAACGCGGCTTCCGCGTCGTGTACTGGCCGCGCACCGATGCGCCGGCGGTCGCGCCGCCGGCGGGCACGGCGGCCGGCGAGGGCCTGCCGTTCGATCCGGCCCGGCCGCGCCGGATCCGTTTCGTCGCCGACCACGAAACCATCGGCGGCAACGACGCCGGGCTCGAGCGCGCCATCGGCCGCGACATCGATGGCCTGATCGCCGATTACCGCAAGGCCCATCCCGAGGACGAGGCCGAGGACGTCGCCGACGACGTCGCCGCCTATCTGGACCGTGCCGGACACAAGCTCGGCGGCTACCCCGACTTCACCCAGTCCGATCCGCGCGCCGCCGGCGATGAGCGCGTGCTGCTGTTGCAGCTCGACAGCGACGAGGACCTGATGTGGGGCGATTCGGGCATCGCCAATTTCTTCATCGACCCCGACGACCTGGCCCGCGCCGATTTCAGCCGCGTGGCTTATCACTGGGACTGCTACTGA
- a CDS encoding 23S rRNA (adenine(2030)-N(6))-methyltransferase RlmJ, with protein MNYRHAFHAGNHADVLKHVALLALCDALTIKPAPLFALDTHAGRGLYPLDGNSAQRTGEAEGGIGRLIAEAPKQPAIARYLAAVRACRSVHGPAAYPGSPWLLAHALREDDRIAACELQPEEAGQLRQHFHADPRMAVHARDGYAAMKALLPPKIGATRYNRGLVLIDPPYEAQLEEFDTALAALREGLARWPQGCYALWYPIKRRRALQPFYRRAAALPAKSILTAELLVRADDSPLRMNGSGLLLLNAPWQLDETLTAVLPALARTLGETSAAEGGLNWLKRPD; from the coding sequence ATGAACTACCGCCACGCCTTCCACGCCGGCAACCACGCCGATGTGCTCAAACACGTCGCCCTGCTGGCCTTGTGCGATGCGCTGACCATCAAGCCGGCGCCGCTGTTCGCGCTCGATACCCATGCCGGGCGCGGGTTGTACCCCCTGGACGGCAATTCGGCCCAGCGCACCGGCGAAGCCGAGGGCGGAATCGGCCGGCTGATCGCCGAGGCGCCGAAACAACCGGCGATCGCGCGCTATCTGGCCGCGGTGCGGGCCTGCCGCAGCGTGCACGGGCCGGCCGCCTACCCGGGTTCGCCCTGGTTGCTGGCGCATGCCCTGCGCGAGGACGACCGCATCGCCGCCTGCGAACTGCAGCCGGAGGAGGCCGGCCAGCTCCGGCAGCACTTCCATGCCGACCCGCGCATGGCCGTGCACGCCCGCGACGGCTACGCGGCGATGAAGGCGCTGTTGCCGCCCAAGATCGGCGCCACCCGCTACAACCGCGGCCTGGTCCTGATCGACCCGCCGTACGAAGCGCAGTTGGAAGAGTTCGACACCGCCTTGGCGGCGCTGCGCGAGGGCCTGGCCCGATGGCCGCAGGGCTGTTACGCGCTGTGGTATCCGATCAAGCGCCGGCGCGCGCTGCAGCCGTTCTACCGCCGCGCCGCCGCGCTGCCGGCCAAGTCCATCCTGACCGCCGAACTGCTGGTGCGCGCCGACGATTCGCCGCTGCGCATGAACGGCAGCGGCCTGTTGCTGCTCAACGCGCCGTGGCAGTTGGACGAGACCCTGACCGCGGTGCTGCCGGCATTGGCGCGCACGCTCGGCGAAACCTCTGCCGCCGAAGGCGGCTTGAACTGGCTCAAGCGGCCCGACTGA
- the creB gene encoding two-component system response regulator CreB, which translates to MRILLVEDESAIADTVLYALRAEGYEAVHCLTGGEALREAARGAFDLAVLDVGLPDIGGFALCRELRRERDLPVIFLTAQNAEADRILGLEIGADDYVTKPFSPRELATRVRVVLRRLRPGGSEAAPATEEGFVHDAEGKRIRYRGQALDLTRYEYGLLAALLQRPGAVLSRAQLMDRVWGDALDSGDRTVDTHIKTLRAKLREVAADADPIRTHRGLGYSLDNA; encoded by the coding sequence ATGCGCATCCTTCTGGTAGAAGACGAATCCGCCATCGCCGACACCGTGTTGTACGCGCTGCGCGCGGAGGGCTACGAGGCGGTGCATTGCCTGACCGGGGGCGAGGCGCTGCGCGAGGCGGCGCGCGGGGCGTTCGACCTGGCGGTGCTGGACGTCGGCCTGCCCGACATCGGCGGTTTCGCGCTGTGCCGCGAGCTGCGCCGCGAGCGCGATCTGCCGGTGATCTTCCTGACCGCGCAGAACGCCGAGGCCGACCGTATCCTCGGCCTGGAGATCGGCGCCGACGACTACGTGACCAAGCCGTTCTCGCCGCGCGAACTGGCGACCCGGGTGCGGGTGGTGCTGCGCCGGCTGCGTCCCGGCGGCAGCGAGGCCGCGCCGGCGACCGAGGAGGGCTTCGTCCACGACGCCGAGGGCAAGCGCATCCGCTACCGCGGCCAGGCCCTGGACCTGACCCGCTACGAGTACGGCCTGCTGGCCGCTTTGTTGCAGCGCCCGGGCGCGGTGCTGTCGCGCGCGCAGTTGATGGACCGGGTCTGGGGCGATGCGCTGGACAGCGGCGACCGCACCGTCGACACCCATATCAAGACCCTGCGCGCCAAGCTGCGCGAAGTCGCCGCCGACGCCGACCCGATCCGCACCCACCGCGGACTGGGCTACTCGCTCGACAACGCCTGA
- the creC gene encoding two-component system sensor histidine kinase CreC, whose product MRIGLRIFLGYFLIVAVAALLLVRVFVAEVKPGVRQAMEDTLVDTANVLAELATDDFLAGRIDRGDFAKRVRSLDGRDVGAAIWGFRKPETSYRVYVTDARGIVVFDSSGVAVGQDYSRWNDVYLTLRGRYGARSSAVDPARPDDTVMHVAAPIRDERGRVIGSLTVAKPNAAIAPFIARSQAVVTRWGFVLMGAALAIGVIVSWWLSRQIGLLRRYAQAVTAGKRADPPDAAGEFGELGQALETMRARLEGKQYVEQYVHTLTHEMKSPLAAIRGSAELLESPPGDAPMPDADRARFAGSIRRQAERLAQMIDKLLALAAVEHRQRLERPEPVALAAIAREAAEHCAQRIDGAGARLLLDLDPSLPPVRGDAFLLRQALINLLDNAADFSPPGGEIVLRLQRIGEAQQVEVGDRGPGVPDYAVGRVFERFYSLPRPAGGSRSSGLGLCFVAEVASLHGGSAQLRNRDGEPGAIAALSIPE is encoded by the coding sequence GTGCGCATCGGACTGCGGATCTTCCTCGGCTACTTCCTGATCGTCGCGGTCGCGGCGTTGTTGCTGGTGCGGGTGTTCGTGGCCGAGGTCAAGCCCGGCGTGCGCCAGGCGATGGAAGACACTCTGGTCGACACCGCCAACGTGCTGGCCGAACTGGCCACCGACGATTTCCTCGCCGGCCGCATCGACCGCGGCGACTTCGCCAAGCGCGTGCGCTCGCTGGACGGACGCGACGTCGGCGCGGCGATCTGGGGCTTCCGCAAGCCGGAAACCAGCTATCGCGTCTACGTGACCGACGCGCGCGGCATCGTCGTGTTCGACAGCAGCGGCGTCGCGGTGGGGCAGGACTATTCGCGCTGGAACGACGTCTACCTGACCCTGCGCGGCCGCTACGGCGCGCGCTCCAGCGCGGTCGATCCGGCGCGCCCGGACGACACCGTGATGCACGTGGCCGCTCCGATCCGCGACGAGCGCGGCCGGGTGATCGGTTCGTTGACTGTGGCCAAGCCGAACGCCGCGATCGCGCCGTTCATCGCCCGCAGCCAGGCGGTGGTGACGCGCTGGGGCTTCGTGCTGATGGGCGCGGCGCTGGCCATCGGGGTGATCGTGTCGTGGTGGCTGTCGCGCCAGATCGGCCTGCTGCGGCGCTACGCGCAGGCGGTCACCGCGGGCAAGCGCGCCGACCCGCCGGACGCCGCCGGCGAGTTCGGCGAACTCGGTCAGGCGTTGGAGACCATGCGTGCGCGCCTGGAGGGCAAGCAGTACGTCGAGCAATACGTGCATACGCTGACCCACGAAATGAAGAGCCCGTTGGCGGCGATCCGCGGCAGCGCCGAATTGCTGGAATCGCCGCCCGGCGATGCGCCGATGCCCGATGCCGACCGCGCGCGCTTCGCCGGCAGCATCCGCCGTCAGGCCGAGCGCCTGGCGCAGATGATCGACAAGCTGCTGGCGCTGGCGGCGGTCGAACATCGCCAACGCCTGGAACGGCCCGAACCGGTGGCGTTGGCGGCGATCGCGCGCGAGGCGGCCGAGCATTGCGCGCAGCGCATCGACGGCGCCGGCGCGCGGCTGTTGCTGGACCTGGACCCGAGCCTGCCGCCGGTGCGCGGCGACGCTTTCCTGCTGCGTCAGGCGCTGATCAACCTGCTCGACAATGCAGCCGATTTTTCGCCGCCGGGCGGCGAGATCGTGTTGCGCCTGCAACGCATCGGCGAGGCGCAGCAGGTCGAGGTCGGCGATCGCGGCCCCGGGGTGCCGGACTATGCGGTGGGGCGGGTGTTCGAACGCTTCTACTCGCTGCCGCGGCCGGCCGGGGGCAGCCGCAGCAGCGGTCTGGGGCTGTGCTTCGTCGCCGAGGTCGCGTCCCTGCACGGCGGCAGCGCGCAACTGCGCAACCGCGACGGCGAGCCCGGCGCGATCGCCGCCCTGTCCATTCCGGAGTAG
- a CDS encoding EAL domain-containing protein: MSALPAPPRSAPSAPQRRSASGAFAIAFQPIVDLDRREVFAYEALGRRAGSDGAAALFAGLDAPARADLERRLARAALRAAAHLPGAQRLSINLGPSMLGDPIALHELHRQAQTLGLDGRRIVFEFPESSPIARSAWSQAQRLLRDWGYATAIDDFGAGYAGLELLADCAPDLIKIDIGLVRGIAADRARQVIVAGLVSIAAQLGIALIAEGVETQADAAQLKSMGIVLQQGYLYARAQVGRWPQPAPETWAATGARAIDRRADRSIR; the protein is encoded by the coding sequence ATGAGCGCCTTGCCCGCACCACCGCGTTCCGCGCCGTCCGCGCCGCAGCGCCGCAGCGCGTCGGGCGCGTTCGCCATCGCGTTCCAGCCTATCGTCGATCTCGACCGGCGCGAGGTGTTCGCCTACGAAGCGCTCGGCCGCCGCGCCGGCAGCGACGGCGCCGCCGCGCTGTTCGCCGGCCTCGACGCGCCGGCGCGCGCCGACCTGGAACGGCGCTTGGCCCGCGCCGCACTGCGCGCCGCCGCGCACCTGCCCGGCGCGCAACGGCTGTCGATCAACCTCGGCCCGTCGATGCTCGGCGATCCGATCGCCCTGCACGAACTGCACCGCCAGGCGCAGACGCTGGGGCTGGACGGCCGGCGCATCGTGTTCGAATTCCCCGAGTCCAGCCCGATCGCGCGCAGCGCCTGGAGCCAGGCGCAACGGTTGTTGCGCGACTGGGGCTACGCCACCGCGATCGACGATTTCGGCGCCGGCTACGCGGGCCTGGAGTTGCTCGCCGATTGCGCGCCGGACCTGATCAAGATCGACATCGGCCTGGTCCGCGGCATCGCCGCCGACCGCGCCCGCCAGGTGATCGTTGCCGGCCTGGTCTCGATCGCCGCCCAGCTCGGCATCGCCCTGATCGCCGAAGGCGTGGAAACCCAGGCCGACGCGGCCCAGCTCAAATCGATGGGCATCGTCCTGCAGCAAGGCTATCTGTACGCCCGCGCCCAGGTCGGCCGTTGGCCGCAGCCCGCGCCCGAAACCTGGGCGGCGACGGGCGCACGCGCGATCGACCGCCGCGCCGACCGCAGCATTCGGTAA
- a CDS encoding carboxypeptidase-like regulatory domain-containing protein yields the protein MRLPPPGSHRLVLRRLAWCVAGALVAAPVAASETAPPAGAYRDRIIAPQALAPLPPDEDEAPADDDGPPRALRVELQLARSERGERSYDEHGLSAGGFWETADHGSLSLDANLFRSDRLHGDEGRDWGGLATLWQRNLYLDGGWRVDNGLGVLNTPAPELQRNQYRFFLPTAPLAGASTQWRQDADGTSAYAAFGRAGVYDGRRMAGFDPGDGRVAAAGVQWRSGAGWNQSLAVLGSGGRIVADGRGDLDFASGDSQAAHWAAGWRSERDSVQFNLLGSRNDGRDAAGGWIDASARRGRYRHHYGVFSLDPGLAWGALPINQDVRGGYYRLGYQYGRWQWNAGVDDIRSISGDGFDGQYATAYARYQASSRLGYGASLSLRHADGDAHALQLFADRSGEWGQTRLQFDHADGDGLGRSWQASIDQALPLRAGRRLSVSLGYGEIADADAGSTRTATLAFYGGLALGSRVSLDGNARWTYGDGASALRGTDLNLGLDWRIAPRWSLNLAVYQSRGRQRSPFALDPLAIESPFLALPRERSALLSLRYDRQRGRSQAVLGGAPGAATGHVAGSLFLDDNDDGVRAASEQAAANVTVVLDGRYAVRTDSNGEFAFPRVSVGEHTLEVVADNLPLPWSLRESSARRRIEVSVRRTARVDIPAARPR from the coding sequence ATGAGGTTGCCTCCCCCCGGCTCGCACCGGCTCGTCCTGCGCCGGCTGGCGTGGTGCGTCGCCGGCGCGCTGGTCGCCGCGCCGGTCGCCGCCAGCGAGACGGCGCCTCCCGCCGGCGCGTATCGCGACCGGATCATCGCCCCGCAGGCGCTGGCGCCGCTGCCGCCGGACGAGGACGAAGCGCCGGCCGACGACGACGGCCCGCCGCGCGCGTTGCGCGTCGAGCTGCAACTGGCGCGCAGCGAGCGCGGCGAGCGCAGCTACGACGAGCACGGCCTTTCGGCGGGCGGGTTCTGGGAAACCGCCGATCACGGCAGCCTGTCGCTGGACGCCAACCTGTTCCGCAGCGATCGCCTGCACGGCGACGAGGGCCGCGACTGGGGCGGGCTGGCCACGTTGTGGCAACGCAATCTGTATCTCGACGGCGGCTGGCGCGTGGACAACGGCCTGGGCGTGCTCAATACGCCGGCGCCGGAGCTGCAGCGCAATCAATACCGCTTTTTCCTGCCGACCGCGCCGCTGGCCGGCGCCAGCACGCAATGGCGACAGGACGCCGACGGCACCTCGGCGTACGCCGCGTTCGGCCGCGCCGGCGTCTACGACGGCCGGCGCATGGCCGGCTTCGACCCCGGCGACGGCCGGGTCGCGGCGGCCGGTGTGCAATGGCGCAGCGGCGCCGGCTGGAACCAGTCGCTGGCGGTGCTGGGCAGTGGCGGCCGGATCGTCGCCGACGGCCGCGGCGATCTGGACTTCGCCTCCGGCGACAGCCAGGCCGCGCACTGGGCGGCCGGCTGGCGCAGCGAACGCGACAGCGTGCAGTTCAATCTGCTCGGCAGCCGCAACGACGGCCGCGACGCCGCCGGCGGCTGGATCGACGCCAGCGCCCGGCGCGGCCGCTATCGCCACCACTACGGCGTGTTTTCGCTCGACCCCGGCCTGGCCTGGGGCGCGCTGCCGATCAACCAGGACGTGCGCGGCGGCTACTACCGCCTGGGCTATCAGTACGGCCGCTGGCAATGGAACGCCGGCGTCGACGACATCCGCTCCATCAGCGGCGACGGCTTCGACGGCCAGTACGCCACCGCCTACGCGCGCTATCAGGCCAGCAGCCGGCTCGGCTACGGCGCCAGCCTCAGTCTGCGCCACGCCGACGGCGACGCGCATGCGCTGCAGTTGTTCGCCGACCGTAGCGGCGAGTGGGGCCAGACCCGGCTGCAATTCGATCACGCCGACGGCGACGGCCTCGGCCGCAGCTGGCAGGCCAGCATCGATCAGGCGCTGCCGCTGCGCGCCGGCCGGCGCTTGTCGGTGTCGCTGGGCTACGGCGAGATCGCCGACGCCGACGCCGGTTCCACCCGCACCGCCACGCTGGCCTTCTACGGCGGCCTGGCCCTGGGCTCGCGCGTCAGCCTCGACGGCAATGCACGCTGGACTTACGGCGACGGCGCCAGCGCCTTGCGCGGCACCGACCTCAATCTCGGCCTGGACTGGCGCATCGCTCCGCGCTGGTCACTGAACCTGGCCGTCTACCAGAGCCGCGGCCGCCAACGCTCGCCGTTCGCGCTCGATCCGCTGGCGATCGAGTCGCCGTTCCTGGCCCTGCCGCGCGAGCGCTCGGCGCTGTTGAGCCTGCGCTATGACCGTCAGCGCGGCCGCAGCCAGGCGGTGCTCGGTGGCGCGCCGGGCGCGGCCACCGGCCACGTCGCCGGCTCGCTGTTCCTCGACGACAACGACGACGGCGTGCGTGCCGCTTCCGAACAGGCCGCGGCCAACGTCACCGTGGTGCTCGACGGACGCTACGCCGTACGCACCGACAGCAACGGCGAATTCGCCTTCCCGCGCGTGTCGGTCGGCGAACACACCCTGGAGGTCGTCGCCGACAACCTGCCGCTGCCGTGGTCGCTGCGCGAGTCGTCGGCCCGCCGCCGGATCGAAGTCAGCGTGCGGCGTACCGCGCGGGTCGATATTCCCGCGGCGCGGCCGCGATGA